GAGTAGCTCGAAAATAATAAGGCAAAAACCAAAATACCATTCAGCAGTTTTTGGCGATGAGGTAAATAAAACAAAATCAACAAATACGCCACTGCCAATAAATGAGATGGATATATTTTGTAATTCACTACCAACATAACATGATAGCCAAATCGTGGACGAAGTAACCCAATAATAAAGGCATTGCAAAGCAAAAATACCAAACAACCAATTACAAAATAAATATCGTTTGACTGGGTTGTATTTTGGTTGTTATCGCCATTAGTACCCACCCATTTGCGAAGGGCTACCGAGTGTTTTTTGATAAGATTCCAGCTAATATATAAACACGTACTTACCAAAATAAAGCCCATAATGGTCGGGAAAACAGAACGCTTGACAATATCCCATTTGGGCATAAAGTCGAATGAACCACCCAAAAATGTAAAGAAACCAAATACACTTTCGTGAGGGTGTTGCATAAAATACTCTAAGCCATGCCCGTTGGCTTGGTTATTAAATCCATAGAAATACAAGCCAACGCCAACAACCCACACCCCAAGCCAAATAGCGAGTTCTTTGATTCTGTTTTGTAGCAGCAATATAAATGCCCCAGCAATACCAAAAAACAAGCCATTACTCATAGTAAAAATTGTATAAAGAATAGCCAAACATGCCCACAAATAGGTTTTTGTGGTATTTCTAGATACTAAATAAAGCGTAAAAATCCCAGCAAAAAGTACTCCTTCATGTTGCCAAGAAGTAATAATCCAGAGGCTAGTAAGGTAATACTGAGGCTGGCAAAGAAATAGCGTAATGGGTAAAAAATACCAAATAGAATGATTTTCTCTTTTGAAAACCTTCCAAAACAAAAATACCGTACCCATTAGGTTGAGATTACCAATAAAGGTAAGTATACGGAAGTCTATTTTGCCAGTGAAAAGGTAATATAAAACAGCCCAAAATTTGCCAGGAAACATTCTATGCTCGTTGTTGGGATGAAACAATTCCTTGATACCAGTAAGCAAATCAGAGGTAATCCATATTCTTAGGGTATCGCCAAATGTTTCAATATCATCAAACCAAGGTACATCTGTAGTATAGAGAAATATGAATATCCAAAATATAATAAGCGGGAAAAAAACGAATAAAGTTTTGAGTGAGTAATTTTTTGACATGGTCTAAAAAGAATAAATAGTACTTTCATTATTTGAATAAAAGTACTATTTAACTTTGCTTTTACCAAGTATTTTCGAGCAAGAGAGCATTAATCGTTGGTTAAATTATTAAGTGGGCATACCTACACGATTTTAATGTGTATCTTTTTTATGGTGCAGCAATAGGCTTTTGGTGTACACTGTAGCTATTTTCTAGTTTTTTGACAAGTATATTTTTAGACATTCTTTACCTGTGAAAAATATTGTATTAAAAAGAAAGAATGGTATGATTAAAATATATTAATAGAGGTATAGCTATTTTTGAATGTGTAGTCAAAACAGGATTTTGTTATTGATAAGGTAATTGTTAGAAGAATACCCCGTTGGGATATATATGATTATCAGGAATTTAGCGTGATTGTGCCAAAGAATTGGACACCGTTTTTGCGGTGTTGTTCTCAATACAATATAGTTCAAAAGCTGTACCAACAGCTTGTCAAAGGTTTAGCCATGGCTATACGACTGATTCATGGCAATGCTGTACCATTTGTCAAATTAATACTGTATTTTTGGTACTTAGCACACTGATACTTTTGCCCATGAAAACTTCTTGTTTATTTGCCATACTGATAAGTTCTTTAAGTATTCTGCCAGTTTTTGCCCAAAACTGTAACTGTAATTTTACGATTACACAAAGTGGTTCTTATAGTCCAAGCAATCTTAATGCTCAAGCTGGTGCTACTATTTGTATTAAGGCAGGCACGTATAGCAGTCTTTCTTTCAATAATTTTCAAGGAACTGAAAGCCAGCCTATTATTATTAAAAACTGTTCGGGTCAGGTAGTTATTCAAAATACGACCAATGCTACAGGCATCCATTTTGGCAAAAGCAAAAATATCAAGCTTACAGGCAGTGGCGATAATAACTTAACTTACGGTATTAAAATTGCAGGTACTGGTAATAACAGTAGAGGTGTAAATATTGGTGATAAAAGCTCAAATATTGAGGTTGAGCGTTTAGAAATACAGAATATAGGCGGTACGGGGATTCTTGTCAAAACCGATATGACTTGCGATAGTACTACTTGGCGAGACTATTATGCTATGTACCAAATCAAATTACACGATAACTATATTCATGATACCGTCGGCGATGGTATTTCGGTAGGAGATGCCTCGTATGGCACAGGCAAAACGATTACTTGTAATGGTGCAAGTATTACAAAATTTACTCATTTGATTTATGGATTGGCGGTTTATAACAACCGCTTTGAACGAACAGGAGGCAAAGCTATTCAGTACGGCAATACGCCCGATGCTATGATTCATCATAATTATATGAAAAGCTGTGGAAAACAGCCTTCTAGCTCTACGCTCAACAATTCGGTAGCTATTAATGGCAGTGCAGGAGGTGATTTTTATAGCAATACTATTATTGATGCAGAAGGAACGGCTATTATGATGGTGGGCTTTTTGGGTAATCAAAATATCTATAATAATCTGATTGTTAGGCCAAAAGGTAATGCAATTTTCTCTGATTCTCGCCCGTCGTCTATTCCTAATACCTATTTGCGAATAGCCAACAACACTATTGTGTCGCCACAAACAGAGGCTTTGAAGCTGTATAGCTTGATTCATACCCACGAGGTTGTCAATAATATTATGCTCAATGCTGGAAATGGAAAATTTATTAGTCCGTTGTCGAGTTCCGTTAATATTTCGGCCCGAAAAAACTACCTCAATACGATTGTTGACCCTACTTTTTTTGAAGATATTACAACCGAAAATTACCGACCACTGAGCCATACGCCTTTGATTAATACAGGAGAAAATTTGCAAGGCTGGGGTATCAATTCCGATATTTCATACATTGGCCGCCCAAATGGTGCTGATTTTGATATAGGGTGTTTTGAATCGGCTTCGGCTGTGTCTACGCATTCGGCTAGTACTTGTGATTACACGATTTGGCAAAGTGGCGAATATTCTCCGCTCAATTTGAGTGCTGAGGCAGGTAATACGATTTGTATTTTGCCAGGCAATTATACCAATCTCAAACTTAGTAATTTTGTGGGTAGCGATACCCAACCGCTCATCATAAAAAATGCCTCAGGGCAAGTTGTTATCCAAAACTCAACCACTAACCTAAGTGGAATTAGCTTTAGCAATTGTCGGTATTTTCAACTAACTGGTACTGGCGATGCCAATGTACCGTATGGTATCAAAATTGCTGGTACAGGCTCGGGAGCTATGGGTATAACCGTAGGTGCTAAAAGTAGTAATTGTGAAGTAGACCATCTCGAAATTTCTAATACGGGTTTTGCTGGTATCATGACCAAAACCGACCCTAGCTGCGATGCGTCGACATGGAAAGGTAATTTTGTGATGACCAATGTTAAACTACATCATAATTATGTACACGATGTGGCAGGCGAGGGGATTTATGCGGGTAATTCGTTTGCTAGCTCAGGGGTTACGGTTACTTGTAGTGGTATAAGCCAAAAAGTGTATCCACATACCATCGAGGGACTTGAAATATACGAAAATCATTTTGAACGTATTGGCTGCGAGGGAATTCAATATGGTTGTTCTACTAATGCCAAGGTACATCACAATACTATTATCAACTCGGGGGTTAGTCCTTTCGACAACTACCAGTCTAATGGCATACAAATAGGCGAAGGCTCGGGGGGCGATTGTTATAATAATACTGTTATCAATGCCCGTGGTACTGGCATTATTATGTTGGGCTTTTTGGGTAACCAAACCGTGTATAACAACTTGATAGTAAATGCTGGCTATAATGGTCTTTTTGCCGACTCACGGTCTAGCTCTATTCCTAATACTTTTTTGCGTATTGCCAATAATTCTATTATCAACTCTCAGAGCGATGCCATAAAATTATATAGCCTGATTCATTCGCATGAGGTCGTTAATAACTTGATTATCAATCCTGCCACTGGCAAGTTTTTAGTAAAATTAGGTACTCCTGTCCTTGTAAACGAACGAAATAATTTCATGAATATGTCTATTGGTACAGCGTTTTTGAATGATGCTGCCAATGGGAATTATTACCCGACTAGCAATTCACCTTTGGTAAATACTGGTGAAAATTTAAGCAATTGGGGGATTGTATTCGACCGAGATAATAATGCTCGCCCTAGTGGCTCGGGTTATGATATTGGTAGTTTTGAATTTATTCAGCCCTGAATGAATTGCGATTTGTTGAATGTAGAACGAAACAATGCTAAAATTACGGATAATATACTGAAAATCATTTATTGACTATTGTTCAAATAAACTTGGGTAATCTTATACTTTCATAAGTAATATTGATTAAATTATGAGTTTGTTATTTTAATTAGTGATTTGTGTTTTAGTGAATGAGTTAGTGAATGAGTAACTTTAGCGAATGATTTGTGCCAAAATATTCACCATTACCTAATCACTTATGTCGACTATTACTATTAGAGAAGTTCAAAATAAAGATGATTTAAGGACTTTTATTTACCTTTCCGAAAAACTACACCAGCATCGTAACAATTGGGTGCCTCCACTATATATCGACGAACAGGTATTTTTTGATAAACAAAAAAATCCTGCTTATCAGGTTGCTGATACTATCTTATTTTTGGCCTTTCAAAATAATAAGCCTGTAGGCAAAATTATGGGGATTATTCATCATGAATACAACCAAATGAAGTTTTGTAGGCAAGCTCGTTTTTTTCATTTCGATTGTATCGACAATAATGAGGTAGCAAAGGCTTTACTGGGTAGTATTGAAAATTGGGCAAAAAGCCAAGGTATGCAAACATTAATTGGCCCTTTTGGCTTTTCAGAAAAAGACCCTCAGGGCTTTCAAATAGAAGGTTTTGAATATTTGCCTGTTATTGCTACAGCTACCAATCCTCCTTATTTGCCAGTGTTGTTAGAAAAAGAAGGCTTTCAAAAATTAACAGATTGTATTGTTTACAAAATTGCGATTCCAGACCCTATTCCTGCATTTTATGAGAGAATCTATGAAAGAGCTATGCGAAACCCGCATATTCGATTGTTGACATTCAAAAATAAATCAGCGTTAAAGCCCTACGTTGTACCTATTTTTAGGCTAGTAAATGAAACCTATAAGGATTTAATGGGCTTTGTTCCACTCAACGAGGCTGAAATGGCCAAAATCGCTAAGGCATATTTGCCGATCTTAGATCCTGAATTTGTAAAAATTATTGTTGATGCTCAACATAACCCTATTGCTTTTGTGGTAGGCTTGCCCGATATGAGCCGTGGAATTAAACGAGCTAAGGGTAGGCTTTTTCCTTTGGGTTTTCTGCATTTGTTGTGGGATGCCCGCCAAACCAAACAACTAGATTTGTTGTTAGGGGCTGTAAAAGAGTCGTATAGAGGAAAAGGATTGACTACTATATTGGGTGTTAGCATGCTAAAATCTGCTCAAAAACGTCACCTTGATTATATTGATACCCATTTGATTCTAGAGAATAATCTTCCTATGCGTGGCGAAGCCGAAAAGCTTAAAGGCGAAATATATAAACGGTATCGTGTGTTTGAAAAAGAACTCTAATAACATTCTACTTAGCGGGCTAATTAAAGTGTAGACAGTTTATATTAAAAAAGTCCTTCCAAATATGATATTCGGAAGGACTTTTTTAATATAGTATAGCTTTGGGCCTAGTATTCGTGTGGCAATTCGATGTTTACCAATTCGTTCCAAGGCAAACCATGAATATTTAGCATAGCCATGAATGGGTCTGGGTTCATTTCTTCGCAGTTCCAAACGCCTGGTTTGAACCATTCACCTGTAATCATCATCATAGCTCCCAACATAGCAGGAACACCCGTTGTATAACTTACCCCTTGAGCCTGAACCTCTTTCCAGCAGTCTTGGTGCTTACAGTTGTTCCATACGTAATAAGTTTTTTCTTGGCCATCTTTGATACCTTTAATTTGGCAACCAATAGATGTCTCACCTGTATAATTTTCGCCCAAAGTCCCTGGTTCAGGTAATACAGCTTTCAAAAACTCTAAAGGAACAATATCCATTCCTTGGAATTTGATAGGTTCAATTGAAGTCATACCCACATTTTGGAGTACATTCAAGTGAGTAATGTATTGTTGCCCAAAAGTCATCCAGAATCTTGCACGCTTCAAGGTTGGGAAGTTTTTTACCAACGATTCTAACTCTTCGTGGTACAAAACATACGATTCTTTTGGCCCAATACCTGGGTAGTCAATCGGTTTGTGAATAGACATAGCAGGAATTTCTACCCATTCGCCATTTTCCCAATAACGTCCATCTTGTGTAATTTCACGGATATTGATTTCTGGGTTAAAGTTGGTAGCGAAAGCCTTTCCGTGGTCGCCTGCATTACAGTCGATAATATCCAAGTAGTGCATTTCGTCGAAATGGTGCTTATTGGCGTATGCTGTATAAACTTGGGTTACTCCTGGGTCAAACCCACAGCCTAAAAGAGCCATTAAGCCAGCCTGCTCAAAACGTTCTTTGTATGCCCACTGCCAAGAGTATTCAAATTTGGCAACATCTTTGGGCTCGTAGTTGGCTGTATCCATATAATGAACGCCAGTTTCCAAACAGGCATCCATGATGGTCAAATCCTGATAAGGCAATGCCACATTGATAATCATCCAAGGTTTGATTTGGTTGATTAACGCTACCAATTCAGGTACGTTGTCGGCATCTACTTGTGCAGTTTGAACAGGTGTTGGCAGACCTATTTTTGCACATTCTTCTGCGATAGCATCGCATTTTTTCTTGGTACGGCTGGCCAATACGACCTCCGAAAATACATCGGGATTCATGGCACATTTCTTAGCTACCACATTTCCAACACCTCCAGCACCAATAATTAAAACTTTCTTGCCCATTCCTAATAGTTATGATTGAGTTATGAATGTAAATGATATTGCAAAATTAATGATTTTAAAATAAGGTTTCATCATTCCTATGTTAAAAGTAAATTTGTATTCGATTATGCTTTACTATTTAGTGTAGCTTTTTGGTATATAAAGCTATGTTCAACCAATATATTCATGAATCCAACCAACGCCGTTTTTATTACTGCTCTTTCGATTATAGCACTCGGTTTTTTCCTAAAAAACAAAGGTATTATTACCGAAAAAGAAGGTAAGATTATTACTAAATTATTGATGCACACTACTTTCCCTTCGTTGGTGTTTGTAACGGTAATGAGAGTAAATATTGTACCTAACCTTTTACTATTGCCTTTGATTTGTATTAGTTTTAGTGCTATTACGATGCTAATAGGCAGTTTTATTTTTAAATCTCAGACCAAAAGAATACGAGGATTATTAACCATGAGTAGCGGAGGCTTTAACCTTGGTTTGTTTGCTTTTCCGCTTATCGAGGGTATTTGGGGGCGAGAAGGGATGGTTTATGCGGCATTATTTGATGTTGGCAATTCGATTGTGGTGTTTTGTATGGTATATGGTACGGGTGTAATTTTTGCAGAAGCAAAAGAGGAGGTAGCAATTAGGAAACGAGAAAAACTCAAAAAGGCTTTTCTGAAAATATTTACATTGTTGCCATTTCAGGCAATGCTTTTGGGGTTGTTTATCAACCTTACGGCTTTGGAATTACCTCAAATTGTAGTGGATATTATTGATATTTTGGCAAAAGGTAATAAAGTGCTGGTTTTGCTTATTATGGGTATTTATCTGAGTCTTAATATGACTAATGAGGTGCTGAAAAAAGTAGTAAACGTATTGATAATAAGATACACTGTTGGCTTAACGATGGGCTTATTGTTGTATTACAACCTTCCCTTCGAGCCACTTTATAGAAGCATCGTGTTGATTTGCTTGATTTTACCTGTAGGAATGACTTTATTACCTTTTTCAGACGAATTGGGGTATGATTCTAAAATTGCTGGTGTATTGGTCAATCTTTCAATGATTATCAGTTTTGTCCTGATGTGGGGCCTGGTATTAGGAATGCACTTGAATTAGATTTGTTCATTTAGTGATTTGTTCATTTAGTGAGTTGTGAATGAGTGATTTAGTGAATTATGAGTTAGATTTTTTTTAAAATAAAGAAGTTATTTGGGAACTCAAAATAATGAGAGTGCATTTGCCTTAACTCACAACTCACAACTCACAACTCACAACTCACAACTCACAACTCACAACTCCTCTCCATTTATCCTATTATTTTGCCATTCTCCATTTTATGGGTTTTTTATTTGGATTCTCTAAAATCATTGTTCTATATTTGTAGTGTACTATATAACTAATACACTATGCTTAAAAAAATACTTTCCCCCAAATTTATAGCAGGTAGTATTCGATTTTGGTTAGGTTTTATGCTATTGAGTGCAGGCGTTACCAAGTTATTTCATGGAAATTTTATACAATTAATAGGCCCGCCATGGCTAATTGAAGAGTTAGCAAAGTACCAATTAGGTTTATATGCTGAATTTGTAGCTTATAGCCAGATTATAATTGGTTTTTGCCTGCTAGTAAAGCGATTTGCTACGATTGGTGCAGTAATGGCCATTCCGATGTTCTTGAATATTCTAATGGTAACAATTTCACAGCATTGGCAAGGTACTCCATACGTAGTTGCATTCTTGTTGTTGTGCAATATGTATTTGTTGGTATTTGATTTTCAGAGACTTAAATATTTGTTCATCGACGATAGCATACTTGTACCCGAAGGGAAAATTCAGCGAAAGAATCTACAACTAGACCTCCTGTATCTGTTTGGATTAGGTTTGATTTTAGTAGGAGTGGGTATTTATCGTTTTAGCGAGCCAGCCGCAATCATAATGGCGTATTTGGGCTTAGCGTGGTTTGTGGGTGTTTTTGGATGGCAAAAAATAACAAAGAAGCAATAACTAAAAAGCGATTTTCGCAACAATATGTATGATTTCAATTGACAATTTATCATTTAGTTACGGCAAGAAGAAACCTGTGTTCAAAGGTTTGACTCTTTCGCTCAAGGAGGGAAATGTCTATGGCTTGTTAGGTAAAAATGGAGCAGGTAAATCTAGCTTATTACGCAATATAGCGGGTTTGCTTTTTCCGACGAGTGGTTCTTGTACCGTAAATGGTTTTGACACCCAAGCTAGACACCCTGGGTTTTTGCAAGAACTCTACTATTTGCCTGAAGAGTTTTATGCTCCGCCTATCAAAATCAAAGATTTTGTAACTACTTATGCCCCTTTTTACCCTAATTTCTCACTGAAACAATTTTTGGAATATTTAGAAGAATTTAAAATTTCAGACAACGAAAAGTTTTCTGAATTGTCGCTAGGGCAAAAGAAAAAAGCTTTAATTGGCTTTGGCTTGGCTACCAATACCAAAGTCCTGATTATGGACGAGCCTACCAATGGATTAGATATTCCTTCTAAAAGCCAGTTTCGTAAAATTATTGCTTCGGTGGCTACTGAAGAGCGTATTATCGTGATTTCGACTCACCAAGTACGAGACTTAGATTCGTTGATTGACCCAATAATTATTTTGGACAACTCCGAGATTTTGCTACATGCCACTACCGAAGAAATTGCCGAAAAACTTTCTTTTAAAACGGTAAATGATGTCACCAATCACGAGCAGCTATTGTATTCCGAGCATTCTATCCGAGGGTTTTCGGTGGTATTGCCCAATACCAATCACGAACATACCAAGGTAGATTTAGAATTGTTGTTCAATGCCGCATTGGTCAATAGAGATGCTTTGAAAAACATTTTTGCATAAGATATTTTAATCTAAAAAAAGAATTACGATGAATCAATATTTCGAAATCAGCCGTTTTAACTTACTTGTCAAAAGAATTTGGGTAGAAAACTACCGCTTTTTTTTCATGGCGTTTAGTATTATGATAGGACTGGGTATTACTTTTTACCGATTATCATTTAATACTTACACTGGCATAGTAGGCAATGTACAGGAAAGCTATTTTATAGTAGGCTTCTTGATAGGTGGCACTTTGTTTGCTAATTATATCTTCAAGGATTTCTCGCAGTCCAACCAAACCCTCAGTTATTTGCTCTTGCCTGCATCGCATATCGAAAAGCTCCTTAGTGGTTTGTTTTATGTGTTTGTTCTATTTCCTATTATATATACGCTTGCTTTTTTGCTGGTAGACTATGTATTTATATCGTATGCCGAATCGGTAAGGTTGTCGATTAGTCAAGGCTCTAATAAACAAATGGTTACTGAGGCTAATAGGTTTCTCATAGAACGTGTTAGTGGTAAATCTTCTGTTCATTTTCCCAACAAAATGCTAGGGGTAGGTTTGATAGCCAATTTGTACGCATTTGCAGTTTTGGGAGCTATTTTTTATACCAGAATGTCGTATGTCAAAACTTTTTTTACAGGCTTTGCTATTTTGGTTTGTATAGGATTGTTGAGCTATATACTACACAAATTATGTATTACAAACCTAGAGGACAGAAGTGATTTTATCAACCTTAGCAAAGAAAACTATGCCAATTTATTACCAACAACATCATTTTTGTTGGAGGCTACTTTCATTGGTATTACGTATTTTCTAACACCTTTTTTAATCATAGTATCGTATTTCAAACTCAAAGAAAAAGAGGTTTAAGGTTATGGAATTTAGAGATAATCAAGCAATATACCTCCAAATAGCAGAGTTTATTTGTGAGCGGATTCTCCTGCAAAACTGGGGCGTAGGAGAGAAAATACCTTCGGTACGGGAGTTGGCAGTACAACTAGAGGTAAACCCCAATACAGTAATGAGAACTTACGAGTTTTTACAACAAAAAGAAATCATTTTTACCAAACGAGGAATGGGCTATTTTGTGTCGGACGATGCCTCAGATAAGGTAATAGCATACCGAAAAGAGGAATTTATCGAAAATGAATTACCTCAGTTTTTTAGAAATATTCATTTGCTAGGCATTGATTTTTCTGACCTACAAACCCGATTTGACCATTTCAAACAAGAAAATTTTTAATCGCATGAAAACTTCTCATAAATTACTCATAGGATTTGCGGTACTTGTGGTAGCGGGAATGCTCGCATTTAATATCAGTTTGCGTGCCGAATATGTTCGTCTAAAAGAGCATCCCCTCAAAACTACTATAACGCTACAGCCCTTCAAGCATATTCGTTATTCATCCGACTATGAAATTAGGTTGGTATCGGGTAATAGTTATTCTTTGACCATGAAAGGGGGAATACTAGACTCTGCCCAGATTAGCTATAGTGGCGATACCTTGATTATCAAAGGGAATAATATCTATAATATTGCTGTTCAAGCACCACAAATTAGCTCGGTGAGTTTATTGAATAGAGGGGCTGAACTCAATATTGATTCAACTTTCAAAACCCCTTCTTTGTCGATAGTATCTAAGTCTGTTGAGGGTAGGATTGCCATTTCTTCAGCTAATATTGATTCTTTGCGTATCGAAACAATACCTCAAAATACAGTTTTTATTAGCAATTTAAAAAGTACCTATACCAGCTTTAATTTGCCCAATCAGGTGTCTTTGCGACTTGAAAACTGCCAGTTGCAACACCCTGTATTTAATCTGGGCGATAGCACCGAGGTTACTACTGTGGGTAAAAATGGGTTACAGGTATTGTCAAATACAAAATAGGCTTGATAATGCTCAGAATAAAGGTTTATTAGATTAAAGGAGGGGGGGGAGGAGGACAAAAGTGTTTTTTGGGGAAAAGGTATTTTCTTTTTCTAGAAAAACACTTTTTACGTTTTAATGGGCAATTTCAAAAAGAATAGAGCGTTGGAGAAAGCAAAAAAAGAAATAAACTTAGGCATAAAGCTATGGTGGTAAAATGTTTTGTAATCAGGCTTTTTCCATTAAATCCTGAGCGAAAAGCCCAAGATTGAGTATATTATTGCATCTTTATGGCTGGAGTTGAAGGAATCTTTGGGGGGCGATTTTCCAAAAACAAACTAATCTTGTAAATTGCGACAATTAATATAACGAAGACCGAAATGATAAAAATTCCAACAAATTCTAAAAAAGACGTTTACACCCATGCTGCCATTATTGTTTGTTTGCTCATGGTATTGTTTTTTGGATTTTTCTTTATTTACCTTCCTTGGAGTACCAATCATGGCGAAACTATTACAGTTCCCAATCTGAAAGGTTTGACAATGGAAGAAGCCGAGGATTTATTGGACGATAGAAACCTTGATTTTGAAGTAACCGATAGTACTTTTACGCCAGGAGTAAAACCCCTGACAGTTTTGTCGCAGTATCCATTAGAAAACTCAAAAGTAAAACAAGGTAGAAAGATATACCTAACTATCAATACCGAAACAGCCCCAATGATTAAGTTGCCAAAACTCACCGAAATGTCGGTAAGAAGTGCCGAGCAACAGCTATTAATTGCGGGTTTGTTGAAGCCTGGTTTAGAATACCAAAACGATATTCGGGAAAATGAGGTATTAGAAGTCAAATATCAAGGTACGAAAATTGAAGCTGGAACGTTAATTGCAAAAGGCTCAAAAGTTATCTTGGTAGTTGGAAATGGTACAGGCAATGCCGAAATGGATATCCCTTGTGTAATAGGCAAACCTCTCGACGAAGCTATTATTATTATTTCGGGTTCGGGATTGCAAAAAGGTACAGTGATTTATGACCCAGAGTCGAGCGAGCCAGCAGGAACGGTGATTCGTCAAAATCCAGCTTGCGAAGATGGTAAAATCAAGTCGGGTGAAATGATTGACCTTTGGGTAGCAGGGAATCCTCCGTCGGGAGAGTAAACCCAGCCTGAACTAGCCTGATAGCCAACGCCTAGAGATATAGGCTCTCAGTTATGAAATTAAATATGTACTAATGAAAAACATTTCTTCTAGCACTTCTAAAAGCATAGAAATTCCTTTCTTTGGAAAGGATAAAAAAGGGTGGTTAATTTTTTTGCCACTCTTTTTTATTGGGTATTGTCAAGCTATTGCCCAAATCAATATTATTCCGTTGAGTGGGCCAAATACCCAAAAAACACAAGCTCGGGTGGCTGTGCCAACAGCCATAACCTTACCTTTTTTCGATGATTTTTCGGGTAATAATCAAGGTTTAGAACCTACCAAATGGCTACCAAGTGGAGGTGTTTTGGTCAATAATAGCTATTCTAACAATCATCCAACACTCAATATTGTTACTTTCGACGGCCTCAAAGCCGATGGCCGCCCTTATGTATTTACCAATAGTTTTGCAGAAGGCCCTGTCGATACCCTTACTTCTCAGCCTATTAATTTAGCGGTATATGCTCCAGCCGATTCTGTTTATATGAGCTTTTTCTGGCAAAATAGGTCTCTAGGTGATTTACCCAATACCAATGATTCGCTGAGGTTACAGTTTTTGACCAATGGCGGTATCTGGCAGACCATTTGGACAGTAAAAGGCGATGTCGAAGCCACCAATTATCAGCAAGTATTGTTGCCAATTAGGGCTAGGTTGTATCTGCACGGACAATTCCAGTTTCGTTTTCAGGCATTTGGCCGCCAGTCGGGGCAATTCGATATTTGGAATATAGATTATGTGTATATCAACAAAGGGAGGTCGGCCAATGATAAATATTACCGAGATTTGGCTGTTCGCAAAAGTGTTTCGCCTTTGTTAAAAAGATATAGGTCTATGCCACTCAAGCAACTGTTGGG
The DNA window shown above is from Flectobacillus major DSM 103 and carries:
- a CDS encoding AEC family transporter encodes the protein MNPTNAVFITALSIIALGFFLKNKGIITEKEGKIITKLLMHTTFPSLVFVTVMRVNIVPNLLLLPLICISFSAITMLIGSFIFKSQTKRIRGLLTMSSGGFNLGLFAFPLIEGIWGREGMVYAALFDVGNSIVVFCMVYGTGVIFAEAKEEVAIRKREKLKKAFLKIFTLLPFQAMLLGLFINLTALELPQIVVDIIDILAKGNKVLVLLIMGIYLSLNMTNEVLKKVVNVLIIRYTVGLTMGLLLYYNLPFEPLYRSIVLICLILPVGMTLLPFSDELGYDSKIAGVLVNLSMIISFVLMWGLVLGMHLN
- a CDS encoding saccharopine dehydrogenase family protein, with the protein product MGKKVLIIGAGGVGNVVAKKCAMNPDVFSEVVLASRTKKKCDAIAEECAKIGLPTPVQTAQVDADNVPELVALINQIKPWMIINVALPYQDLTIMDACLETGVHYMDTANYEPKDVAKFEYSWQWAYKERFEQAGLMALLGCGFDPGVTQVYTAYANKHHFDEMHYLDIIDCNAGDHGKAFATNFNPEINIREITQDGRYWENGEWVEIPAMSIHKPIDYPGIGPKESYVLYHEELESLVKNFPTLKRARFWMTFGQQYITHLNVLQNVGMTSIEPIKFQGMDIVPLEFLKAVLPEPGTLGENYTGETSIGCQIKGIKDGQEKTYYVWNNCKHQDCWKEVQAQGVSYTTGVPAMLGAMMMITGEWFKPGVWNCEEMNPDPFMAMLNIHGLPWNELVNIELPHEY
- a CDS encoding right-handed parallel beta-helix repeat-containing protein; the protein is MKTSCLFAILISSLSILPVFAQNCNCNFTITQSGSYSPSNLNAQAGATICIKAGTYSSLSFNNFQGTESQPIIIKNCSGQVVIQNTTNATGIHFGKSKNIKLTGSGDNNLTYGIKIAGTGNNSRGVNIGDKSSNIEVERLEIQNIGGTGILVKTDMTCDSTTWRDYYAMYQIKLHDNYIHDTVGDGISVGDASYGTGKTITCNGASITKFTHLIYGLAVYNNRFERTGGKAIQYGNTPDAMIHHNYMKSCGKQPSSSTLNNSVAINGSAGGDFYSNTIIDAEGTAIMMVGFLGNQNIYNNLIVRPKGNAIFSDSRPSSIPNTYLRIANNTIVSPQTEALKLYSLIHTHEVVNNIMLNAGNGKFISPLSSSVNISARKNYLNTIVDPTFFEDITTENYRPLSHTPLINTGENLQGWGINSDISYIGRPNGADFDIGCFESASAVSTHSASTCDYTIWQSGEYSPLNLSAEAGNTICILPGNYTNLKLSNFVGSDTQPLIIKNASGQVVIQNSTTNLSGISFSNCRYFQLTGTGDANVPYGIKIAGTGSGAMGITVGAKSSNCEVDHLEISNTGFAGIMTKTDPSCDASTWKGNFVMTNVKLHHNYVHDVAGEGIYAGNSFASSGVTVTCSGISQKVYPHTIEGLEIYENHFERIGCEGIQYGCSTNAKVHHNTIINSGVSPFDNYQSNGIQIGEGSGGDCYNNTVINARGTGIIMLGFLGNQTVYNNLIVNAGYNGLFADSRSSSIPNTFLRIANNSIINSQSDAIKLYSLIHSHEVVNNLIINPATGKFLVKLGTPVLVNERNNFMNMSIGTAFLNDAANGNYYPTSNSPLVNTGENLSNWGIVFDRDNNARPSGSGYDIGSFEFIQP
- a CDS encoding GntR family transcriptional regulator, with translation MEFRDNQAIYLQIAEFICERILLQNWGVGEKIPSVRELAVQLEVNPNTVMRTYEFLQQKEIIFTKRGMGYFVSDDASDKVIAYRKEEFIENELPQFFRNIHLLGIDFSDLQTRFDHFKQENF
- a CDS encoding ABC transporter ATP-binding protein — translated: MISIDNLSFSYGKKKPVFKGLTLSLKEGNVYGLLGKNGAGKSSLLRNIAGLLFPTSGSCTVNGFDTQARHPGFLQELYYLPEEFYAPPIKIKDFVTTYAPFYPNFSLKQFLEYLEEFKISDNEKFSELSLGQKKKALIGFGLATNTKVLIMDEPTNGLDIPSKSQFRKIIASVATEERIIVISTHQVRDLDSLIDPIIILDNSEILLHATTEEIAEKLSFKTVNDVTNHEQLLYSEHSIRGFSVVLPNTNHEHTKVDLELLFNAALVNRDALKNIFA